The genomic DNA TCCCGGGCGCCCACCTCCTCCCGGCGGCGGTACCCAGTGCAGCGTGCGCTCCCGCGCCGCCTCCAGTTGCTCCAGCAGTTGCGCTCGTCGCTGGCCCTGCCGCAGCAGCTCGTCCTGCCAGGTGTCCCGCAGCCGCCGCAGCCGCGCGCGCGCCTCCTCCAGCTCCGCGAGCCGCTGGCGCTCCGTGAGCCTCAGCGCCGCCTGCGTGTCGGCCAGGCCGTCGAAGCGCGCCATCAGCTCGGGGACCTCTTGGAACTGGGATGGGGTCGGGAGGGGGACTCACCGGGACTGCAGCCCCCCTGCCCTTCCTCGCCCTACCATCCCCCGCGCCTCCTCATCCcaactgtgaaatggggacatcacacagcccctgccccagaAGTGTGATTACTccggcccctccccacctccaccatcaAACCTAGCTAAGCTTCACTGCCTGTGATTAATACTAAGTCACTGTTTCATTCAACTAATACTGAGTGTTtggattccccctccccccacctgcctGTGTGTCCTTGAGTAAGttatctttctgagcctcagttgcccatctgtaaaatggggttggcAATAACAAGACTCACTTCACTGGACCTTGGAGAGAATTCAAGAACAAAGCGTGTTCCTGACATACAGTTAGTGCTCAATAAGTGGTGACTCCTGGCATACAGTTAGCGCTCCAGTAGTGCACACTTCCAAAGCCGTCCCTGAGGCTGCCTGGGGCTGCACGTGGCGCTGAACACCAAAACCTCCTGCAGGGCGCTCACCTCGGGCAGCTGCTCCAGTACTTGCCCCAGCAGGCGCGCGCAAGGCTCGAGGCGCCAAAGCAGGCGCTGCAGCCGCGCGCGCTCCCGCTGCAGCTCCTCCAGCTGAGCCCGAAGCCGCAGCGCCTCCGCCTCCCGGCGGCCCGCCAGTTGCCGCTCCTCCGCCGCCCTCCGCAGTGCGCGGCTGCGCCGGGCCTCCGCATcctgggaaggagggatggagaggaggcGACGACCCCCAGGACTTGGGAGCCTGCGGAGCTTGTCGCATCCACTCCACCCCAACATTCGCACGCTGAGTCACGGGTTGCAAATAGATGGCCCACGGGCCAAATCCAGCCAGAATCTCTGATTTTGGTCCCACTCCTCTCCCACGCTTTTTAAAATGCTTCAAGCAGTAGTGTGTATTTCCCACCACTCCCTTTTGTGTTGGTAAGCCCACTTTTTAAGTTTACGTCTGGTTCCTTTAGGATTGTGACTTTGTGACCCTCTGCCCTGCCTCCCCCCAGCAGGCTCCACCTACCTGCAAAAATTTTTCAAAGCGGACAAAGGACCCCTTTAACTCCTGCTCTTTCTGTTCCAATTGTTCC from Pseudorca crassidens isolate mPseCra1 chromosome 12, mPseCra1.hap1, whole genome shotgun sequence includes the following:
- the CFAP73 gene encoding cilia- and flagella-associated protein 73 produces the protein MAVPWEKYFRLALQEKLSPKIQGQNVDHVPPPLLRLLEKRQELVDADQGLQAQKEVFQTMQASLKQRWEQLEQKEQELKGSFVRFEKFLQDAEARRSRALRRAAEERQLAGRREAEALRLRAQLEELQRERARLQRLLWRLEPCARLLGQVLEQLPEFQEVPELMARFDGLADTQAALRLTERQRLAELEEARARLRRLRDTWQDELLRQGQRRAQLLEQLEAARERTLHWVPPPGGGGGVFQESKYIQIQNTAAEKTLLLGRTRMAALNLFQLVCQHQRRPPALDIEDTEGQLEQVKLFILDLSAMLAGLHQAKPAVPAS